Below is a window of Malus domestica chromosome 13, GDT2T_hap1 DNA.
tctacttgaaggtgttttcaatccttttcttaataatattttctatgatttcaattatgaatatgcggaactaatttcttttgctagggcgaaaccttgagccttagcatgaatatgtgatttttatttaatttcttatgattgattgcatgcggactttgaattgttaatcaccgggataaaaactatctaattgtcgtaatgcctgatcaccattaggatctttagaaaagtaatttgatgcaattttggtcggaaggttccctgaaattgacgctggcttcttgtgattaataattgtaatttcttttaggatgaatatcacgtcttaaggattgcatggtttttcaaaggattttcataaagcataatgagtctttcatgtttagatttgatccgaacgtccggacgggttgcatgttagatatacgttctatattggaggttccaagtagaatatgaattaggaaaatctaaccttcaaagtggcatgtgtagatcataagtaatgggtaaaaattcataggattgctaggtgatggtggaaccctagtgccttcttaatttgattttctcataactgttttcttctctctagctttaatattgcagattatctattttaattcattaaattcgtttttactttaagtaggttataaaatcaatcatccaaatttctactttacaatcatTAATTGAAATCTGATTTGtttcaaattatttaataatcccggtggagaatgaccttgcgagatccgtttatactacaataaccttgtgattcttgcaagtaaaataggaggtttttatcgcattcacatgagtagtaaaaatccctatcaagaaaatggcgccgttgccggggattatttaaaataatccctacgaatcagattttcaattagttattgctgtttatacatataaaaaaaaaaaaattaattttcgttttattttatttttacagatTATAACAGTACAACAGTGCAGATTTCTGAAATCTGTGCATGgtcagcacccgttcaacagtgCAGAAATTGATTCCACTTGATCCAGAACTTGAGCAGAATTTAAGGAGGAGGCGCAGAGAGCAAAATTTGCAGCGGGTTCGTCCTCTGCAGGAGACTTTTCTGCAATCAGACTTTGACCTgcacaacaaagaaaaaatggcGTTTGTAATTCCAGAGGCAGGTCTGCCCCTGGGTGATTCACTGACAGCCCATATAACAAATATACCCAGTTGCATTACATATCCGACAGTGGAGGAAGGGACTGCATTTGAAATAAAACAGCACATGTTGAATATTCTACCTACGTTTCATGGGTTATCATCTGATGATCCTAACATGCACATTGCAGAATTTTTAATGGGGTGCAAAAACATTTTGGTGAGGGGATTTTCAGCTGAATCTATTAAGTTGCGGTTATTTCCATACACTCTAAAAGATCAGGCAAGGAGATGGCTCCTCACACTCCCATCAGGAAGCTTTACAACTTGGGCCCAACTCAGTGAAAATTTTTTAAACAAGTATTATCCGGCTTCTAAGACCCTTGACATAAGAACACAGATTTTATCTTTCGCCCAAAAACCGAATGAAGAGTTTCATGAGGCGTGGGAGCGATTTAAGGAGTTGATTAGAAAATGTCCACATTCGGGTATTAACACTACTGATCAAATGCACATATTTTTCAGAGGGTTGAATATGACTACAAAAACTCTTGTCAACGCATCATGCGGAGGTAATTACAAAGACAAAAATGCACAAGAggcttgtttgttatttgaaaaaatggcagAAGATACTCAGCAGTGGGCAGTGGAGCAGCCACAATCTAGGTCAGCTTTTGAGATGTCTACTGGTTCTCCATATGTTAcagcacaaattgaaaaaatggagaaaaggcttgacgcaaaatttgacatgttattaCAAAGAATGCCAGGTTCTCAAGTTGCTGTACAGCAGTCCTTACAATCTGCCTGCAGCATTTGCAGTTTgacaaatcatgattttttgagCTGTCCACATAAAGATGCTTATCCGGAGTTTATGGCGGAGCAGGTTAATtcattcaataattttcaacgtCCCAGATATGACCCGTATTCAAATTTCTACAacccaggttggagagatcatccgaATTTAAAGTGGGACAAAGATCAACACACTAGGCCTCAATTTCAACAGCAGGTACCACAACATGCTGCACCTAAGGCTGCTTGGGAagttgcaattgaaaaattagCAAATACTACCAGTCAAGAAATCCAAAATCTGCATGCATCAatgaaaaatatggaaaaaCAAATTGGGCAAATTGCTTTGCAGGTTTCAGAAAGGGCACCAGGTTCATTTCCTAGTCAAACAGTACCTAATCCAAGAGGACGAGAGGAATGCAATGCTGTACACACTTTACGGTCTGGCAAAAGTTACATCAGCAAACATGAAAATTCTGTTGAAAATTCGCAGGCAGCAGAACTGCCTCAACCTAAATCTGCAAATTTTGCAGATTCTGAAATTTCTGCAGATTCTGGGCAGTCTCAAGAAAGATCCGAAAATACTGCAGAAGCTACCACAAAAACTGCAGAACGTGTTTATGAGCCTCCTATGCCCTACCCAGAAAGGTTGAAGCCTAAAGCTAAAGATCAACAGTTGACAGATTTTATGAAAACTCTGGCTAAGGTTCAAATTAATCTTCCATTAATTGATGCAATCAAGAACATTCCAtcttatgccaagtttttgaaggacgtttgtacaaagaaaaagaagcttgtGGATTCCGAAAAAGTGATTCTAACAGAACAGTGCAGTGCGGTCTTATTGCATAAATTGCCTCCAAAGAAAaaagatccagggagttttacTATCTCTTGCACCATTGGAAATTGTGATTTTAGtagtgctttaattgatttaggtgctagtGTAAACTtaatgccatattctgttttcaAACGTCTAGGTGAAGGGGAGCTGAAGCCAACCTCCAGTATTATTCAATTGGCTGACCGTTCAATTACCTACCCTAGAGgagtcattgaagatgttattgtGAAAGTTGACAATTTATATTTACCGGCTGATTTTATGGTGTTGGACATGGATGAGGATTTGACAacgcccattattttgggccgcCCATTTCTGGCAACAGCCCGGACTCTTATTGACGTTGAAGCCGGAACATTAACATTCCGGGTTGAAGATCAAACTGTTGTTTTCAAGTTCTTTGAAGCAAGCATACATTCAGGTGACGAGCAAGAATGCATGCGTGTTGATGCATTGGATGGTTTACCAAGTGCCAAGTTTATGAACAGATCATCAACTGACCATCTGTCCATAAAGCCTCCAAATTTAACTCGTGATTGTACAAGTCCTAAACCACAGCAGCAAATGGTGCTACATGAAGACCAGCCAATTAACACtatgaaaaaatatgaaaatttgccaagcagcccaaattttaagaaaatacagcctggtaaaaaagtgtggttatTAAGTTCAGATTTCAAGACATTTCCAGGGAAACAAGAGTCTCGATGGAAAGGCCCTTTTCTGGTTACAAAAGTTTTTCAGAATGGTAATGTGGACATTAAGGCTAAGGGCACAGATTTCTCATTGAAGGTGACCAAACATCAACTAAAACCATGCATAGAGAAATTTGGTGTAGGCGAGTTTTTGACTCTGAAGGCACCAATGATCTAGCCACCGGACTTCCGCAACGTCTAGCTACAGACTTAAAATAAAGCGCTAactgggaggcaacccaatttttctaaactctttcctaattttaattttcgtttgattttctctttaagataaaaaaatatatatatatatattaaaaaaaacatacataaaaaaaaaataaataaaaaaataaagaaattcggaaaaaaatggaagattgcatattgattttatttacccagtttatttgattttattttaattttttgacgcATATTGGTTAATTGCAGGTTGCGAACGTGAAAAATAAAGCGCGTCCTATGCTGGAATCCTGCACCCAACAGCAAGTCTAACGTTCACATCAACCACATCTACACTATGCTGGAAATTTAAAGCAGTCAACATAAAAAATCATTCACAGATGCAAGTTTGGGGGAGATTGTTGCAGATCCAGCACAAAAACAGAATTTAGAGCAATTAATTTTCTGCAGCTCAGTTTTGCGATGCATGGAGGAAGCA
It encodes the following:
- the LOC114821371 gene encoding uncharacterized protein → MVSTRSTVQKLIPLDPELEQNLRRRRREQNLQRVRPLQETFLQSDFDLHNKEKMAFVIPEAGLPLGDSLTAHITNIPSCITYPTVEEGTAFEIKQHMLNILPTFHGLSSDDPNMHIAEFLMGCKNILVRGFSAESIKLRLFPYTLKDQARRWLLTLPSGSFTTWAQLSENFLNKYYPASKTLDIRTQILSFAQKPNEEFHEAWERFKELIRKCPHSGINTTDQMHIFFRGLNMTTKTLVNASCGGNYKDKNAQEACLLFEKMAEDTQQWAVEQPQSRSAFEMSTGSPYVTAQIEKMEKRLDAKFDMLLQRMPGSQVAVQQSLQSACSICSLTNHDFLSCPHKDAYPEFMAEQVNSFNNFQRPRYDPYSNFYNPGWRDHPNLKWDKDQHTRPQFQQQVPQHAAPKAAWEVAIEKLANTTSQEIQNLHASMKNMEKQIGQIALQVSERAPGSFPSQTVPNPRGREECNAVHTLRSGKSYISKHENSVENSQAAELPQPKSANFADSEISADSGQSQERSENTAEATTKTAERVYEPPMPYPERLKPKAKDQQLTDFMKTLAKVQINLPLIDAIKNIPSYAKFLKDVCTKKKKLVDSEKVILTEQCSAVLLHKLPPKKKDPGSFTISCTIGNCDFSSALIDLGASVNLMPYSVFKRLGEGELKPTSSIIQLADRSITYPRGVIEDVIVKVDNLYLPADFMVLDMDEDLTTPIILGRPFLATARTLIDVEAGTLTFRVEDQTVVFKFFEASIHSGDEQECMRVDALDGLPSAKFMNRSSTDHLSIKPPNLTRDCTSPKPQQQMVLHEDQPINTMKKYENLPSSPNFKKIQPGKKVWLLSSDFKTFPGKQESRWKGPFLVTKVFQNGNVDIKAKGTDFSLKVANVKNKARPMLESCTQQQV